Proteins encoded together in one Roseibacterium elongatum DSM 19469 window:
- a CDS encoding hydroxymethylglutaryl-CoA lyase — MPEFVEIFEVGPRDGLQNEKRLIPTAEKVALVDLLSRAGFRRIEVASFVSPKWVPQMADSAEVLAGIARAPGVSYAALTPNMKGYERARAARADEVAIFGAASEGFSRANINASIEESLARFAPVAEAARADGVPVRGYISCVTDCPYDGAVAPASVARVAARLRAMGCYEISLGDTIGQGTPEAVDAMLSAVLGEVPPDMLAGHFHDTAGRALDNIEVALGRGLRVFDAAVGGLGGCPYAPGAAGNVATEAVARRLADLGHETGLSLSVIEQAAAMARAMRAPRDEGETG, encoded by the coding sequence ATGCCGGAGTTCGTCGAGATTTTCGAGGTCGGGCCGCGTGACGGGTTGCAGAACGAAAAGCGCCTGATCCCGACGGCGGAAAAGGTGGCGCTGGTCGACCTGTTGAGCCGCGCGGGGTTTCGCCGGATCGAGGTGGCCAGTTTCGTCAGCCCCAAATGGGTGCCGCAGATGGCCGACAGTGCCGAGGTTCTGGCCGGGATCGCGCGGGCGCCGGGCGTGTCCTATGCCGCGCTGACGCCCAACATGAAAGGCTACGAGCGCGCCCGCGCGGCGCGAGCCGACGAGGTGGCGATTTTCGGTGCGGCCTCCGAGGGGTTCAGCCGCGCCAATATCAATGCCAGCATCGAGGAAAGCCTGGCGCGCTTTGCCCCCGTGGCCGAGGCCGCGCGGGCCGATGGCGTGCCGGTGCGGGGCTATATCTCGTGCGTCACCGATTGCCCCTATGACGGGGCGGTGGCCCCGGCCTCGGTCGCGCGGGTGGCGGCACGCTTGCGCGCCATGGGCTGCTACGAGATCTCGCTGGGCGACACGATCGGGCAGGGCACGCCCGAGGCGGTCGATGCGATGCTGTCCGCCGTGTTGGGCGAGGTGCCGCCAGACATGCTGGCGGGGCATTTTCATGACACCGCCGGCCGCGCACTCGACAATATCGAGGTGGCACTGGGTCGGGGCCTGCGGGTCTTCGATGCTGCCGTGGGCGGTTTGGGCGGGTGCCCCTATGCGCCGGGGGCGGCGGGCAATGTGGCGACCGAGGCGGTGGCGCGCCGTCTGGCCGATCTGGGCCATGAAACCGGGCTGAGCCTGTCGGTGATCGAACAGGCGGCGGCCATGGCGCGGGCCATGCGCGCGCCGCGCGATGAGGGAGAGACGGGATGA
- a CDS encoding crotonase/enoyl-CoA hydratase family protein has protein sequence MTETIRIEVDARGVATLTLARPDKHNAMNAAMIADLTEAAVRLGRDPAVRVVVLTGEGRSFCAGGDLGWMKDQMQADAETRAREARSLAEMLGALDRMPKPLIGRVQGQSFGGGVGLMSVCDVAIGVAGAKMGLTEVRLGLIPATIGPYVVARMGAANARRVFFSGRVFAAEEAVALGLLAHTVSADDLDAAIEAEIAPYLSAAPGAVAAGKALVADLAAPLDEAQVSLSIDALVARWEGDEAAEGIGAFFDKRKARWAESGAGG, from the coding sequence ATGACCGAGACGATCCGGATCGAGGTGGACGCACGCGGGGTGGCGACGCTGACGCTGGCGCGCCCCGACAAGCACAACGCGATGAATGCCGCCATGATCGCAGACCTGACCGAGGCCGCCGTACGGCTGGGCCGCGACCCGGCGGTGCGGGTGGTCGTTCTGACCGGCGAGGGGCGCAGTTTCTGTGCCGGGGGCGATCTGGGCTGGATGAAGGACCAGATGCAGGCCGATGCCGAGACCCGGGCCCGCGAGGCCCGCAGCCTGGCCGAGATGCTGGGCGCGCTCGACCGGATGCCGAAACCCCTGATCGGGCGGGTGCAGGGCCAGAGCTTTGGCGGCGGCGTGGGGTTGATGAGCGTGTGCGACGTGGCGATCGGGGTTGCGGGCGCCAAGATGGGTTTGACCGAGGTGCGTCTCGGCCTGATCCCGGCCACCATCGGCCCCTATGTCGTGGCGCGGATGGGGGCGGCCAATGCGCGGCGGGTGTTCTTTTCGGGGCGGGTCTTTGCCGCCGAGGAGGCGGTGGCGTTGGGCCTTTTGGCGCACACGGTATCGGCCGACGACCTGGACGCGGCGATCGAGGCCGAGATCGCGCCATATCTGTCGGCCGCGCCCGGCGCGGTCGCCGCAGGCAAGGCGCTGGTCGCCGATCTGGCCGCGCCGCTGGACGAGGCGCAGGTGTCGCTGTCGATCGACGCGCTGGTCGCCCGCTGGGAAGGCGACGAGGCGGCCGAGGGGATCGGCGCGTTTTTCGACAAGCGCAAAGCGCGCTGGGCCGAGAGCGGAGCGGGGGGCTGA
- a CDS encoding NADPH:quinone reductase, which translates to MRAVWYERFGAAAEVLTLGEMPDPVAGPGEVLVRLRATGINPSDVKLRAGARPGAEMAYPRVIPHSDGAGVIEAVGEGVDAARLGERVWIWNAGWQRAFGTAAEYAALPAAQAVRLPEGTGFGEGACLGIPAMTAWYAVCGDGPVAGQTVLVTGGAGTVGRYACQMAELSGARVITTVSSKEKAAHSGAGDWVNYREADVVQAVMDLTYGAGVDRIVEVDFAANQDASLALLKPGGTIAAYASASEMAPVLEFYPFMFRDIRLHMLIVYQLAGEARRMGEAQLTTWLEAGALSHAVVSGGGLADCAAAHDLVASGDKLGTVVLDI; encoded by the coding sequence ATGCGTGCGGTTTGGTATGAACGCTTCGGCGCGGCGGCGGAGGTTCTGACCCTCGGCGAGATGCCGGACCCGGTGGCGGGCCCCGGCGAGGTGCTGGTGCGCCTGCGAGCCACTGGGATCAACCCGTCGGACGTGAAACTGCGCGCAGGCGCGCGGCCCGGCGCCGAGATGGCCTATCCGCGCGTCATTCCGCATTCGGACGGGGCGGGCGTGATCGAGGCCGTCGGCGAAGGCGTCGATGCCGCCCGTCTGGGCGAGCGTGTCTGGATCTGGAACGCAGGCTGGCAACGCGCCTTCGGCACGGCGGCGGAGTATGCCGCGCTGCCCGCCGCGCAGGCGGTGCGCCTGCCCGAGGGGACGGGCTTTGGCGAAGGGGCCTGTCTGGGCATTCCGGCGATGACGGCATGGTATGCCGTCTGCGGCGACGGACCGGTGGCGGGGCAGACGGTGCTGGTGACGGGCGGGGCCGGAACGGTCGGGCGCTATGCCTGCCAGATGGCGGAACTGTCCGGCGCGCGGGTCATCACCACGGTGTCCTCCAAGGAAAAGGCCGCCCATTCCGGGGCCGGGGACTGGGTGAATTACCGCGAGGCGGACGTGGTTCAGGCGGTGATGGACCTGACCTATGGCGCGGGCGTGGACCGCATCGTCGAGGTGGATTTTGCCGCGAACCAGGACGCGTCCCTCGCGCTGCTCAAACCGGGCGGCACCATCGCCGCCTATGCCTCGGCCAGCGAGATGGCCCCGGTGCTGGAGTTCTACCCGTTCATGTTCCGCGACATTCGCCTGCATATGCTGATCGTCTATCAACTGGCGGGCGAGGCGCGGCGCATGGGCGAGGCGCAGTTGACCACGTGGCTGGAGGCCGGCGCGCTGAGCCATGCCGTGGTGTCGGGTGGCGGGCTGGCCGACTGCGCGGCGGCGCATGATCTGGTCGCCTCGGGCGACAAGCTGGGCACGGTGGTGCTGGACATCTGA